ATACGAGGTTCTTCGGTGTGCCTTCGACAACGGGTACTACGACTGGCCACGTAACAAATCTGCAAAAGATGTGGCCGAGATGCTCGATATTAGTCAGCCGACGTTCAGCCAGCATCTCAGAGCGGCCGAGCAAAAATTACTCGACCAGTTGTTCACCCCCGATGAACTCTGATACCGTCCGCCCCCGACCGGTTTGATCAGAGTTCGACTGTCTTCTTCAGTTGTTACGCGTCGGTCCCAACGACGCGAATCATTCCGATGGCATCAACCGTCACGCGTACACCGTCGTACGTGAAGGTTAGTTCTCCGCGGTTGATTTTTGGTTGCTGCGGTCCCTCCCCACCGAAAAGCGAGTTGAGAGCGCTCCGATTGATTCGATCTGAGAGTGGTGGGAGATCGTTTTTGTCGCATGCTTTTAGTTCACTCACTGCTTCAATAACGGCTTCGCTGACAGGTTCGGGGGTTTCGAAGTCGTGCCAATGGATGAGACGTTCTTTCGTCCTACCTTTGGTCTCATGCACGCTTCGGTGCCTGGTTGCCATGTCAGTAAAAGATGCACTTGGCCTAATAATATTATCTACTTATAGTACATGTCTACCAATTGATTGTTGACGAAGTTCTTCCGATCCTTCTTTCCTGATTTTAGCTATAATCCGTGAGTCTCCTCCTCTCGTGACGGATCTGCATCAAGTTTATTGTTAACACATCTGGGGAAATCTCCGATACACACCACTGTCAGACATAGAATATAATTGGGTGAAAAATATCCCCGCTGGTTACCACTCGACGTATTGGTGCTGTTCGTCGAGTGCTTCTGCGTCTTCGGGGAGTAAGGCGACGACCAGATAGTCCGGGAACTGCGAGAAGTATTCCACCAGTTCCGAGATACGTTCGGAGTCGATTGCTTCGACTGAATCGAGAAGCATGAACGGAACGGTGTCGTGGACTTCGTGGACGAGATACCCCGCGAGCGCGAAGACGAGGCCGATTACCTCCCTTTCACTCTCGCTCAGGTTATCTATCGTATCCTCGTACACTGCACCCGATTCGTTCGTCCGGACGATGTGTAGCTCGAACGCCGACTGGGAGTTTCGGTTGGACTTCCCGGAGCCGATGTTTTTACGTTCGATCCACACTCGATCGATGTTCTCGTAATCGAGCAAGTTTAAGACCGTCTCCATCTCCTCGTTGAACGCCTCGATCGCGTTCGTCTCGATCGATTCGATGCGAGATCGGGTCTCCGCTAATTGCTCTTTGACTTGCTCTCTGCGCTGTTTCAGTTCTTCACGACGTTCGAGTTCATCCTGTTTTTCCGCTAACTCGGCCGTGATGTCCTCTAGTTCGTCGCGTTTTTGGTCCAGTTTGAACTCGTATTCGTTTCGCTGTTTGTGACGTTCGATCAGTTCCGTCTGCGTCTGGTCTCGAAGTTCGTCGGCCTCTGACTCCAACGATTCGACCTGTTCTTGTAACTCGTCGCGTTCGTCTTGTAGTTCCTCGACCGTCGCCGTCCGCTCTTCAATCTCGTCTTCTAACCTCGAAAGTCGGTTCGTTAATTCCTCTTGGCGGCGCTCCTGTTCGTTTACTTCTCGGAGTTCCGAGTCTAACTCTTCGAGGCGATTCCGGAGTTCCTCGCGTCGCTCGCGGTGTTCGTCGCGAAGTGATCGGAGGCGGTCGGTCGTCTCTTCGACCTGCGACTGTTCGACGTTGGTACCGCAGGTCCAACACGTGATCGTCGAATCGACGAGTTGGTCGGTGACCGACCCAGCAGCATCTTCGTCTAAGGCGTCTGCGACGACGTCGCTTTTGCCGGCCAGTACGTCACTGTTGTACTCGATGATGGTTTGCAGATCCGTGATCGTCCGATTCAACTCGTCTATCCGCCCACGCGTCTGCTCGATTTGAGATTCGATTTGTTTCGTCTCGTAGTCCGTCTCTGAGAGCGCGTCGAGTTCGTCCGAGGTTTCCGTTCGTTCGTCTCGAAGCGATTCGATGCTTTCGCGTTCGGACTCGAGTCTGAACCGGACGGATTTGAGATCCGAACGAGCGGACTGGAGCTTTTCGAGGATTTCATCAAGTTCCGCTTTGTTCTCCGTCTGTTCGCTGAGCGACCGGTCCTCAGCCTCGATTTCTGCGGTCAGTTCGTCCCGTTTGTCCGCTAACTCTTCGATCGTCTCTTTGATCGAGTTCCGTCGCTGCTCCAGAGTGTGTATCTCGTCTTCGACCGACGAAAGCTGCTTGATCTCGCTGTCGATTTGATCGCGCTCCGATTTGAGAGACTGAATCTCTGATTCGATGGCGACCGTGTCCACCGGCCGCATCAGAATCTCTCGGAGGTCCGCTCCAGCGACGACGGCACGGCGCGCTTCGTTAGACCCGAGCAAGAATGCAAACAGGTCGGCGATAGTCGAGTCTTCGAGGTACGGGTCTCCGTCGAACGTGACCGTACCCCTTTTTTGAGTGAGCGACCGCGTATAGCTCTCGCCGTCGATTTTGAGTTCGACGTGACCGCTGTCTGCATCGCTCTTCAGACTAACGTCGTCGCTTCCGAGTCCCGCGGCAATACTTCTGAGAAACGAGGTCCGGTTCGTCGCGTTCCGCCCGGTTAGCACCGTAATTCCCTGTTGGAACTGAACGTCCGCATCCTCGATTCCCCCAATGTTCTCTACATCCACCTGTGCCGTTGTGTCACGTTGAGTTTCTGCCATGTGATCACCTAGCTGAGTTGTCTACCGCTTGCTGCGGGCGAATGACCGGAATCATTCGCACCGACATCCCCCTTCGACGAACTCGTCGGGTGTAAGTCGGACATCGCAATCTGTACAGACGATTCGCACGTCCACCGAGACCTCCGGCGACCCCACCGTCACATCCTCGTTGGCTGCGACCCGGTCTACGGCGTCCTCAGTCACTGACCGAAGACGATTTGAGATCTTCTTTACCGTCCTGAACCCGTCTCCGTTCGTCGATGAACCGTCGTCTTCTCGTTCGACGTTCCGATGGCGCTTTAGATAGTTATACACCGATTGGTACGAAATAAAATCCGCCTCGAGACGCTCGGTGTCGATGTTTTTCGAGGCGAGTGTGTTGCGCGCATCGGTCTGGTTCCCCGCGGTTACGTCGTCGCTGGTCAGTAACCGATAGAAGTTTTCTGCCTCTCCATCGACCGGGTGTTCGCCGGCTTGACGTAGTGCGGCCTCGATAATTCGCACGTTAACGTCATCTGCGAGCGTGCGAAGACTCTCCTGTTCCCCCTGATCCCCCCGCCACCGTTCGACGAGCTCGTCACCGAGTCCGGTAATACTGTACCGCTCGGCGACTCGCTCGATCTTGGGACCTTTCCCTCCCCGCCGAGACGGGGACGTAGAAGATTTACCCATATTTTGTCCACCTATAAATATTAGATCACCGTATTTAATAATTACTGCATTTGAGTCTGTCAATGGATGATCATGATTGCATTCTCAAACGAGTAATATTCCCAAATTTCGGAGAGTAAACCGATTATTCGAACGAATCGATGATGGTATGTCATCCGAGGACTACAATGAAAGTAGTTGGAATCCAATTCTCAGATTTTGATATACCTGTCTAGTTGTGTACTCTCGCATCACTGCTGTTGGAGTATCCGTCGTACAAAGAACGGGTCGGTACCGGAGCAGTGGCATGGGTATGCGCCAACGAAATCTGCATAAACTGAAATCGAAGCAAACGGCGGACTGCGTCCGTCTTCTACTGGTCCGCTGGCGTCCCGCTACTGAGGTTAGCGTTGCTCGCTACCGCTGTTTGCCTCTTTCAGTAGCTTGTTCAACTGCTTGCGTTCTTGCGACTTGACACGTGCTTGGGTCACGACATCGTCGAACAGTGATTCGATAGTCGCAACAGTACTCGGTGCGTGACGAGATGGGTCGCACGTGAACAGGCCGAAGTGGCCGCCCACGCGAACGCGCTCAGTTATCAGTTGTAGAAAGCTGAATACGGCTTCTTCGTCAGTCGTTTCGATCAGGTCGGAGACCGATTCGAACACGACGCGAACGGTTGCGCCGTCGAGTGTCTCGAACGCGCCGACCATTCCGATACCGATATCGGTGAGGTCGGCCGCGACGTGGACGCTATGGAATGGGTGTGATGCAGGCATCTGCTCGTCGTCGGTCGTAATCAGACAGATCGGCTCGGCCTTCGCCAGTTCCTGGTACTTCGACGTACGCTCCCAGTTCCCGTGGGTATCGACGACGACGATGCCATCATCACGGTCGTGTTCTAACCCGAGTGCTGTCATCAGCAGTTGCTCTTCGTGGGCAGGATCGAACTCGTCGTACAGCAGGAGATTTACGCCCGTACACTCGCCGGGACTGGAACCACTGTCTGAATCGCGTGACGATGTCATTGCTCCGTCTCCGAGATAGATTCTTCGATGTCCCGGATCTGTGAGATAAACTCGTGATCGTCTGCAAGCCGTTCTCTTTCCGCGTCGAGCGACGACTTTCGCTCTTCGATAGCCGCCTGCAACTGACTGTAAGCGAGACTCTGTTTCAGTTCCGCCTCCGACTTCGATTCCCGGAGAACCGCTGCTTTGTTCTGTAGCGCGTAGAGGCTCCGTATCTCGGCCGCAAATTCGCTGCGGGAGAGCAATTGCTGCACGAGGTCTCTGAGTTCCTGTCGTTTGATCGGCTTCGTTAGGTATGCGTCGAATCCCATCTTGAGTATCTCCCACCGGGGTCCACCGCCGAAACGATTGCAACGTAACAGTCGATATCGCGCTCGTGAATTCGTTCGAGGACTTCGTCACCTGACACTCCTGGCATCCGACGATCGAGGAGAATCACGTCAATCGCGTCGTGAACAGCATCGAGCGCTTCTCGCCCACCCATCGCTAACTCTACTCGGTAGTCAGCAGAAAGCCAGTGTTCGTACGTCTTGGCGACTTGTAAGTCGTCCTCGACGATCAGCACTCGATGCCGGTTATCACTCATCTACTCTTTCGTACGAACTGATATGTATGAACGTTTCCTTTGCGGAGCGGAAGTTCACCACGCTCTATCGCTGAATGTATGTCAATATATTATCAATAGGGGTATGTAGTCAATCAACCTGTACGGCCCTATCTCTAGGAGAGCTAGTCGAAACCATATTGAAACTTAGTTAGTGAAACTTTGGTTTTATATCTCCCAATTTATTCATAAATAACTCGATTATCTCCCTTTTCACCTATATTTACTCCAGATTCTCAGTATAGATATCGCACGCACGAATCTATATCTGCATCTCTTGTATACAAGACCTCATTCTCCTCCTGTCTCTTTCTGGTCGAACTCAACAGCGTGCGGCAAATACGACGCTGTTTTTGCTGCGGCGGTTGCCGCGGACTGCTGATCACTTTGTTTCGATGTGAGCCTCTCGGTCGGTGAACACTCACGGTGTTGGGGAACACATCTCCGCTATGGGCTCGAAAACCGTTCGCCGGTGGCTTCCAGTCACCGCTCTCACTGTCGCTGCCGCCGCCTCACTTCGGCGCGTTCGGTACGACCAGACGACGAAAAAGCGTATCGAGGACCTCCTTTCGGCCGCCAAGCCGACCTCGAAGCTGACCTATCAGCGGGAAGATGTCGAACACCTTCCTGAGCCTGTGAGACGATACTTCGAGGCCGTTCTCGAAGATGGACAGCCTCGTGTTCGCGCCGCCCGTCTGTCACAACGCGGGGAGTTCAGGTTCGGTGGCCGGTCAGGTTCGTGGAAGCCACTGCGGGCTACCCAGTACTACACAGTTGACCCACCGGGATTTGTTTGGGACGCTGATATCGAGGTACTCCCGTTCGTTTCGGTTCGTGTCGTTGACGCCTACGAACGCGGCCGCGGATCGCTTCGGGCGATGCTTCTTTCGGCGTTCTCTGTCGCTAACGCACCCCCCGGTGAAGCGATGAACGAAGGAGAGTTACTTCGGTATCTGGCAGAAGCTGTTTGGTTCCCGACGGCACTGCTTCCCGGTGAGCACGTCGAGTGGGAGCCAATCGATGAGTACGCCGCCAGAGCGACGATTGAGGACCGGGGCAACACTGCCTCGCTCGTCTTTCACTTCGATGATGACGGTCTCGTCAGGCGTGTGTCTGCAGCGGCGCGCTATCGGCAGGAGGACGATAGTCTCGAACGGTGGACGGGGTACTTTTCGGAGTACGAGTGGCACGACGGAATACGGATTCCGACTGAGGCATCCGTCGAGTGGACGCTTCCCAGCGGCGACATGCCGTATTGGCGTGCGAGTATTGAGTCGGTTGGGTATCGACAACGCTGACTTTCAGATACTGCTAGTGCTTCGGCTCGCCGGGAACGCTCCCGTCGTCGCTACGCGGCTTTCGGGAGTGTAACCGAAAAGACGGCTCCTTCCGGCTCGTTGTCTTCGACTTCGATACTCCCACCGTAGCCTTCGACGAGCGTTTGGACGAGGTAGAGACCGATACCGGTTCCCTCGCTGTCGAGTCCTTTCTCGCCCTTTCCGAAGATTTTCTCCTTTTGGTTGTCGGGAATCCCCGGTCCGTTGTCCGCGACTCGGACGATGATCTCGTCGTCGCGTTCGTCGATAGTAACAGTAATCTCCGGCACTTGCTTGTCGTTGTGCAGGACAGCGTTCTTTAGCAGGTTGCGGAAAACCGACGGAAGCATATCGTCGGCCGACACCGTTACGTCCGGAACCGGTTCATCGACCGTGACAACCGCGTCCGAATTCGCCGCACGGATATCTTCGACCTCACTCAGTAGACTCTCTTGAAGCTCCTCTGTACCGGTCTCGCTCACGTCTGCGAACAGGACTTCCGAAATCTCTCGGGCCGTTCGGGTGAGTTCGACAGCGTGTTCGGCACGCTTCTGAATCGTCTCGACGTACGCTTTGTCTTCCTCGTCGAGTTGTTCGGCGATTAAATCGGCGTAGCCGGAAACCATCTGGAGGTCGTTGCGGATGTCGTGACGAAGAACTTGATTGAGAATATCGAGTGTATCGCGCTGTGATTCAAGCTGTTGCTCGTACTCTTTTCGCTCCGTAATCTCCCGCGAGTAAACGGACAGTCCGTCGTCGTCGGCGAACATACGGATTTCGACCCAATAGCCGAACGGCTCTGGAAGATACTGTTCTGTTTCCGCCGGCTCTCCGGTTTCCATCACGCGACGGAATTGTGCTTTGAGTTCCGTCGGGATGCGCTCCTCGTAGACATCCCAGATGTTCTCTCCGACGATTTCACCGGGTTCGATGTCGGTCCGCTCTGCAATTCGTTCGTTCCAGAACGTCACGTTCCAGTCGGAATCGACCGTGAAGACGGAATCGGTCGTCCGTTCCAGAAACTGGTACTGCCCCGAGAGGTCGATTGCGGCGCACATCGCCCCTTCGAGCTTGTCGTCAGTGTCGTAGATCGGCTCTGCGGCTATTCTGTAGCGGTTCTGTCTCGATGAGTGGATTGATGTGAACTCCCGTTCGACGTGTGATTCTGTCTCTATTGCTTCCCGCTTGGCCTCCATTACCGGTCCAGAAACAGCGTCCGTGAACAGTTCTGCATCCGTTTTCCCGATTATTTCTTCTTTAGACACCCCGAGTGTCGGTTTGGCGACCCACGTGTGTCGCAGTTCGGTGTCAACGAACGACCCGTTCATCCGACCAGTTTCGAGTACTAACTCCAAGAAGCGCTCTGTCCTCTGGAGTTCCCGGCGTAACGCATTCTCTGTCATTTGTTATCGAATATTAAGCTTTTTTTTTTGCGACCGGTGATCGCATCCTTCCACCGTTATTCGTCGTCGAATGCGCGTTCTCCCCCTTCTGAGCCATCTCTGGTATGATATAGTGGATTAGTCTAATAAGTATGAATGTCAGCGTATCGATTATGATTCTTAAATAATAGATAGTTGACACATACTGCGACAGAGAACTCGGAGGGAGCTTTCGACTTCAGTTGCTGGTGGTGGACGCCCGCTCGGACACTCGAATCTCGATGTCCTCTGCGGGTTTGAGGTTCGAGCTAGCGATTAGTTCCGGGTCGGGGTCCGAGACTAACTCGAACTCGTACCGGCGGAGTATCGACGCGATAACCGTTTTCATCTCCATGCGAGCGAATCGCATCCCGATGCAGTGACGCGGGCCACCGCCGAACGGGAAGTAGGCGTACTCCGGACGGTCTGACTCCCCGGCGAAGCGATCCGGTCGGTAGGTCTGCGGATCGTCCCACCACGCCGAATCGCGGTGGACCACCCACGGTGACAACACCAGCGTCGTTCCGTTCGGAATTCGATATCCCGCCAATTTGACGTCTCTCGCCGTCTCTCTGAAGAACAGGTACACGGGTGGGTAGAGTCGCAGTGCTTCGTCGATAGCGCGTCCGGTCTGTTCGAGTTCCGGCAGGTCTGCGGCAGTCACGGACCCGTCACAGACAGAATCGACTTCAGCGCGAATTCGTTCCTGTTCGTCAGGGTTCCGAGCAAGACAGAGGACCGTGTAGGTAAGCCCGAGCGCTGTCGTCTCGTGGCCGGCGAACAGGAACGTAATCAGATTGTCGCGGAACTCCGACATCGTCAGGTCGCCCGACTCGACGAACCCGACGAGAATCGACAGTAAGTCGTCGCCGCGTTCTTCTCGCGGCCGACGACGACGCTGGTCTGCCAACCCGTCTACGAACTCCCGTAGCCGCTCGATCTCCCGCCTGTAGCGTCGATTCGTCGGCGTCGGAACGCTGTCCGGGAGGAACGACCAGAACCGGTTGGTATCGAATCGAGCGAGGATGGCATCGGACGCGTCCGTAACGACCGGTTCGTCAGCCACGTCCACGCCGAACAGCGTCCGTCCGAGTACGTCGATAGTCATCGCCGTCATCGCGTCGTTCACTTCAATGACGGCTTCGTCGTGCCAGTCGTCGAGCGACTGTGACGCGGTATCGCGCATCGCGGGTACGTAGGTGTCTAACCGTTCCCGATAGAACGCCGGTTGCATCCGCGTTCGCTGGCGGTGCCACTGCTCACCCGCTGAGAGAAACAACCCGTCGCCCATCGCATCGCCCAGACTTCGAGTTAGCACGTCTCCTTTCTCGTAGGCATCGTGGTCTTCGAGGAGGATTTGCCGAATCGCTTCGGGGTCTGCAACCATGCACGCGTCGGTACCGAATACGCGGTAGCTGGCGATACGACCGTACTCGTTCCGCAGACCCTCGTAGAACTCGAGGATATCGCGGCTCAACTCGACCGTGTTGCCGACGACTGGGAGTCCGCCATCCCCGGGCGGGTAGCCTCCTTCGGTGCTCATACGTATCGATTTTGACGCTTGACCAACGTTGTTGTGTCGGACACGTCCGTGCTTTTATTATTAGCTGGTCGGTTCATCGGACGATGCGGTATCTCCAACTTCGACTTCACCTCCCGTCGGAGGTCCGTCATCCGATGCACCAGTTTCTCAGCGAGCAAGAGTTAATTCGTCGCGCCTACCTCAGACATTGGAACTTCTCGGACCCATCTGCAGTTACGACGCTGTTCCACGTCGTCGGCGATGTCGCCGAAGGGAGCGATGAGTACATCGATGCGCTCGATGCAGTCGATACTATCGTCGAATACGACATTACGCCGGTTGACGACCGCAGTTTCTACGTCTACGTCACCGAGGCAACGAACGGCATCGCACGAGAACTTCGAACGCTGCTCACAGACACTGATCTCCTCGTAGTCCCGCCAATCGTGTACGGGCCAGATGGGGAGATGCAACTCGAAATCGCCGGTCACGATTCTGAACTCCAAGCGGTTGTCGCTGGCTTGCCAAGCCACGTGTCCGTCTCGGTGGACCGACTCGGCGAGTACGACGCCCACCGGGAGTCATCCGTTGCAGTCCTGACCGAACGACAGCGAGAAGTGGTCTCTGTCGCCCGCGAAATCGGTTACTACGATGTGCCTCGCAACGCGGGTGTGCGCGATGTTGCAGACCGGTTAGACTGCTCGAAAAGTACCACGGCGAATCACTTGCGGAAGGCGGAGGCACGACTGGTGGCGCTGTACGGTGACGGTAACACGACTTGACAATCTTTGACTGTGAGCTCGTTCGGGACAGATTCACATACGTGAGTTTCTGCCAGTTCACCGCGCAGTCTTGCGCTTTTGCACTCCTGTCTGCTTTTCTATTCTCCCCGCTACGAGAACAGTCTCGCACGATGGTCTAACAGACGAAATGAGGGGGGACTCCTTCGAACATCTGTCTTCTCCGACGCCGTTCCTTCACGCCAGTTCCTGATCTCACGAGAAATCTCTCCG
This genomic stretch from Halogeometricum borinquense DSM 11551 harbors:
- a CDS encoding helix-turn-helix domain-containing protein, whose amino-acid sequence is MRYLQLRLHLPSEVRHPMHQFLSEQELIRRAYLRHWNFSDPSAVTTLFHVVGDVAEGSDEYIDALDAVDTIVEYDITPVDDRSFYVYVTEATNGIARELRTLLTDTDLLVVPPIVYGPDGEMQLEIAGHDSELQAVVAGLPSHVSVSVDRLGEYDAHRESSVAVLTERQREVVSVAREIGYYDVPRNAGVRDVADRLDCSKSTTANHLRKAEARLVALYGDGNTT
- a CDS encoding cytochrome P450 — its product is MSTEGGYPPGDGGLPVVGNTVELSRDILEFYEGLRNEYGRIASYRVFGTDACMVADPEAIRQILLEDHDAYEKGDVLTRSLGDAMGDGLFLSAGEQWHRQRTRMQPAFYRERLDTYVPAMRDTASQSLDDWHDEAVIEVNDAMTAMTIDVLGRTLFGVDVADEPVVTDASDAILARFDTNRFWSFLPDSVPTPTNRRYRREIERLREFVDGLADQRRRRPREERGDDLLSILVGFVESGDLTMSEFRDNLITFLFAGHETTALGLTYTVLCLARNPDEQERIRAEVDSVCDGSVTAADLPELEQTGRAIDEALRLYPPVYLFFRETARDVKLAGYRIPNGTTLVLSPWVVHRDSAWWDDPQTYRPDRFAGESDRPEYAYFPFGGGPRHCIGMRFARMEMKTVIASILRRYEFELVSDPDPELIASSNLKPAEDIEIRVSERASTTSN
- a CDS encoding HalOD1 output domain-containing protein; its protein translation is MATRHRSVHETKGRTKERLIHWHDFETPEPVSEAVIEAVSELKACDKNDLPPLSDRINRSALNSLFGGEGPQQPKINRGELTFTYDGVRVTVDAIGMIRVVGTDA
- a CDS encoding DUF6544 family protein, translated to MGSKTVRRWLPVTALTVAAAASLRRVRYDQTTKKRIEDLLSAAKPTSKLTYQREDVEHLPEPVRRYFEAVLEDGQPRVRAARLSQRGEFRFGGRSGSWKPLRATQYYTVDPPGFVWDADIEVLPFVSVRVVDAYERGRGSLRAMLLSAFSVANAPPGEAMNEGELLRYLAEAVWFPTALLPGEHVEWEPIDEYAARATIEDRGNTASLVFHFDDDGLVRRVSAAARYRQEDDSLERWTGYFSEYEWHDGIRIPTEASVEWTLPSGDMPYWRASIESVGYRQR
- a CDS encoding DUF7504 family protein, with amino-acid sequence MTSSRDSDSGSSPGECTGVNLLLYDEFDPAHEEQLLMTALGLEHDRDDGIVVVDTHGNWERTSKYQELAKAEPICLITTDDEQMPASHPFHSVHVAADLTDIGIGMVGAFETLDGATVRVVFESVSDLIETTDEEAVFSFLQLITERVRVGGHFGLFTCDPSRHAPSTVATIESLFDDVVTQARVKSQERKQLNKLLKEANSGSEQR
- a CDS encoding archaea-specific SMC-related protein, whose product is MAETQRDTTAQVDVENIGGIEDADVQFQQGITVLTGRNATNRTSFLRSIAAGLGSDDVSLKSDADSGHVELKIDGESYTRSLTQKRGTVTFDGDPYLEDSTIADLFAFLLGSNEARRAVVAGADLREILMRPVDTVAIESEIQSLKSERDQIDSEIKQLSSVEDEIHTLEQRRNSIKETIEELADKRDELTAEIEAEDRSLSEQTENKAELDEILEKLQSARSDLKSVRFRLESERESIESLRDERTETSDELDALSETDYETKQIESQIEQTRGRIDELNRTITDLQTIIEYNSDVLAGKSDVVADALDEDAAGSVTDQLVDSTITCWTCGTNVEQSQVEETTDRLRSLRDEHRERREELRNRLEELDSELREVNEQERRQEELTNRLSRLEDEIEERTATVEELQDERDELQEQVESLESEADELRDQTQTELIERHKQRNEYEFKLDQKRDELEDITAELAEKQDELERREELKQRREQVKEQLAETRSRIESIETNAIEAFNEEMETVLNLLDYENIDRVWIERKNIGSGKSNRNSQSAFELHIVRTNESGAVYEDTIDNLSESEREVIGLVFALAGYLVHEVHDTVPFMLLDSVEAIDSERISELVEYFSQFPDYLVVALLPEDAEALDEQHQYVEW
- a CDS encoding ATP-binding protein gives rise to the protein MTENALRRELQRTERFLELVLETGRMNGSFVDTELRHTWVAKPTLGVSKEEIIGKTDAELFTDAVSGPVMEAKREAIETESHVEREFTSIHSSRQNRYRIAAEPIYDTDDKLEGAMCAAIDLSGQYQFLERTTDSVFTVDSDWNVTFWNERIAERTDIEPGEIVGENIWDVYEERIPTELKAQFRRVMETGEPAETEQYLPEPFGYWVEIRMFADDDGLSVYSREITERKEYEQQLESQRDTLDILNQVLRHDIRNDLQMVSGYADLIAEQLDEEDKAYVETIQKRAEHAVELTRTAREISEVLFADVSETGTEELQESLLSEVEDIRAANSDAVVTVDEPVPDVTVSADDMLPSVFRNLLKNAVLHNDKQVPEITVTIDERDDEIIVRVADNGPGIPDNQKEKIFGKGEKGLDSEGTGIGLYLVQTLVEGYGGSIEVEDNEPEGAVFSVTLPKAA
- a CDS encoding response regulator transcription factor, with product MSDNRHRVLIVEDDLQVAKTYEHWLSADYRVELAMGGREALDAVHDAIDVILLDRRMPGVSGDEVLERIHERDIDCYVAIVSAVDPGGRYSRWDSTHT
- the rdfA gene encoding rod-determining factor RdfA; this encodes MGKSSTSPSRRGGKGPKIERVAERYSITGLGDELVERWRGDQGEQESLRTLADDVNVRIIEAALRQAGEHPVDGEAENFYRLLTSDDVTAGNQTDARNTLASKNIDTERLEADFISYQSVYNYLKRHRNVEREDDGSSTNGDGFRTVKKISNRLRSVTEDAVDRVAANEDVTVGSPEVSVDVRIVCTDCDVRLTPDEFVEGGCRCE
- a CDS encoding HalX domain-containing protein, which encodes MGFDAYLTKPIKRQELRDLVQQLLSRSEFAAEIRSLYALQNKAAVLRESKSEAELKQSLAYSQLQAAIEERKSSLDAERERLADDHEFISQIRDIEESISETEQ